A single region of the Salmo salar chromosome ssa16, Ssal_v3.1, whole genome shotgun sequence genome encodes:
- the LOC106573710 gene encoding interleukin-34, producing MVRPTSLLLGGLFGLMWVIPVLMTPTTLAQCTSLKTLETKLTDRRRNLKHNFPINYTIRVHYEELFKLSNISRLRVRVDDLEEGDLQDVWLLVNQEVLKRILRVLPVRHPSYKYTSDLEDLFRKIQQVFPPQSDEREPPERIEEIYNRVKEPNSKGWRFVTPKSLLDNCYRTMHCLFKNCFPSEDGEQDYCSSLHWRKGRKRQLQAT from the exons ATGGTCCGGCCAACATCCTTGCTCCTGGGTGGGCTATTTG GTTTGATGTGGGTAATACCGGTTTTGATGACACCTACAACATTGGCCCAGTGCACGTCGTTGAAGACATTGGAAACCAAACTCACCGACAGAAGACGCAACTTG AAGCACAATTTCCCCATTAATTACACCATCAGAGTTCACTATGAAGAGCTGTTCAAGCTCAGCAATATCAGCAGGCTG AGGGTGAGGGTGGATGATCTGGAGGAGGGGGACCTGCAGGATGTGTGGCTGTTGGTCAACCAAGAGGTGTTGAAGAGGATCTTGAGAGTCCTGCCAGTGAGACACCCCTCCTACAAGTACACCTCCGATCTGGAAGATCTCTTCAGGAAGATCCAGCAGGTGTTCCCACCACAGAGTGATGAG AGAGAGCCCCCAGAGCGAATAGAGGAGATCTACAATAGAGTGAAGGAGCCCAACTCAAAAGGGTGGAGGTTCGTGACCCCCAAATCCCTGTTGGATAACTGCTATAGGACAATGCACTGTCTCTTCAAAAACTGCTTTCCCAGTGAAGATGGAGAGCAAGACT ATTGTAGCTCTCTTCACTGGCGGAAGGGCAGAAAGAGACAACTACAGGCAACCTGA